A window from Lytechinus pictus isolate F3 Inbred chromosome 9, Lp3.0, whole genome shotgun sequence encodes these proteins:
- the LOC129268688 gene encoding lamin-B1-like translates to MMKKQHKRVVEKKTSRVMSSTPRFVSTSHSATGSSEEAGDASSSLPSPVSTSTFSTSRMATRTSTSSSRRSTSSSSSRSFVREENEREEMVTLNDRLAEYIDLVNELNLDSGRAQILDISITEARNTAITEIREIFEKELADARKLHADERDRLERERAKYKSELSDIAPRLKSAEKERNEARKRLADLEPRISEKDTRIRYLEDELNRVKSDLNNKDKQMKSAKLDIENGDIIRKQLEKKIRDLEKDLELQEEYYKKQLEKAQGAWDETLQGEWEKYIDNLNVSLFEDLRQVREQEMAQVTEETELTRLLTRIKGFGVSEFASELRKLKADINMKDQNDTLVARILDLEAQLRKEREAHMEALSTRDREIEEVKEMVAVRVREYNDLLRIKLSLDKEIATYRALLDGGVARLRKRTALSDSIQESSPPRNQPSTKRRRVNDEVQVTRSSTTSGLVSIVETDSDGNFIKLLNQTDSNQSIGGWELQRIVDGALVSTYTFNNRFSLNPEHEVTVWASGSENKVQNPPTDIVSSDTQNWGKGLSTETILLRPDGEVMAKCDELREHVNNEFVESSAREFRPCVVM, encoded by the exons ATGATGAAGAAGCAGCATAAACGCGTTGTGGAGAAGAAAACGAGTAGGGTGATGTCGTCAACGCCCCGTTTCGTTTCGACGTCCCACTCAGCTACCGGTTCGTCTGAAGAGGCAGGGGACGCCTCATCATCGCTCCCGAGTCCCGTCAGCACATCGACCTTCTCAACATCCAGGATGGCGACGCGTACTTCGACATCGTCCAGTCGGAGGTCGACGTCGTCATCGTCGTCGAGATCGTTCGTCCGAGAAGAAAACGAACGCGAGGAAATGGTGACACTGAACGATCGTCTAGCGGAGTACATCGATCTCGTCAACGAGCTCAATCTGGACAGCGGCAGGGCTCAGATCCTCGACATCTCGATCACGGAGGCGAGGAATACGGCGATCACGGAGATCCGGGAGATCTTCGAGAAGGAGTTGGCGGACGCCAGAAAACTTCACGCCGATGAGAGAGATAGGCTTGAGAGAGAGCGTGCCAAATATAAAAGTGAATTGTCTGACATAGCTCCAAG ATTGAAGTCTGCTGAGAAAGAACGGAACGAGGCAAGGAAACGTTTAGCTGATCTCGAGCCTCGGATATCCGAGAAAGATACCCGGATCCGGTACCTGGAGGATGAACTTAACCGTGTCAAATCGGATTTGAACAACAAAGACAAACAAATGAAATCTGCCAAGCTCGAT aTTGAGAATGGGGATATCATTCGCAAACAACTGGAGAAGAAGATACGTGACCTTGAGAAAGACCTTGAACTACAGGAAGAGTACTACAAGAAG CAACTCGAGAAAGCACAAGGTGCGTGGGACGAAACACTGCAAGGGGAATGGGAGAAGTACATTGATAACTTGAATGTCTCCCTCTTCGAGGACTTGCGGCAAGTTAGAGAGCAAGAGATGGCGCAAGTCACAGAG GAAACGGAATTGACAAGACTGTTGACTCGTATTAAGGGATTCGGTGTAAGTGAATTCGCCTCCGAACTGAGGAAACTGAAGGCTGATATCAACATGAAGGACCAG AACGATACGCTCGTCGCTCGTATCCTCGACCTCGAGGCCCAACTACGGAAGGAGCGCGAAGCCCACATGGAAGCACTGAGCACCCGTGATCGTGAGATCGAGGAGGTGAAAGAAATGGTGGCCGTGCGCGTCCGGGAGTACAACGACCTCCTGAGGATCAAACTCAGCTTGGACAAGGAGATCGCGACATACCGTGCCCTGCTCGACGGCGGGGTAGCAAG gTTACGGAAGAGAACTGCATTGAGTGATTCTATTCAAGAAAGCTCGCCCCCTCGGAATCAACCCTCGACCAAGCGGCGTCGTGTGAACGATGAAGTCCAGGTCACGAGGTCATCGACCACCAGCGGACTGGTGTCCATTGTCGAGACCGACAGCGATGGTAATTTCATCAAACTGCTCAACCAGACTGATTCG AACCAGTCCATTGGCGGCTGGGAACTCCAGCGAATCGTCGACGGGGCGCTTGTCTCGACCTACACCTTCAACAACAGATTCTCACTGAATCCTGAACACGAGGTCACGGTCTGGGCCTCAGGAAGTGAGAACAAGGTTCAAAACCCTCCTACAGACATCGTTTCTTCGGACACACAGAACTGGGGGAAAGGGTTGAGCACCGAAACCATCTTGCTCCGCCCAGATGGAGAG GTAATGGCCAAGTGTGATGAACTGAGAGAGCACGTTAATAATGAATTTGTGGAG TCAAGTGCAAGGGAATTCCGACCATGCGTCGTCATGTAA
- the LOC129268139 gene encoding CD151 antigen-like, with protein MEFECCGADGYEDWADSTWVNDTNPTITIDGTSYAQTYPATCCVSEDKFTSISGGYWPTPVNISSCMGIQGPLSNDTLNTRGCYNVYYDFVTRQMTLVGQVGLGLLLLELIPMAFAIILCRALSDPYHARHSYTSFRLRSRQK; from the exons ATGGAG TTTGAGTGCTGTGGAGCCGATGGATATGAAGACTGGGCCGATAGCACCTGGGTAAACGATACCAATCCAACGATCACGATCGATGGCACCTCCTACGCACAGACGTATCCTGCAACATGCTGCGTG TCTGAGGACAAGTTCACAAGTATTTCCGGTGGATATTGGCCGACACCAGTAAACATTTCTTCGTGTATGGGCATCCAAGGACCACTCTCAAACGACACTCTCAATACACGG GGCTGTTACAATGTTTACTACGATTTCGTTACCAGGCAAATGACTTTAGTCGGTCAAGTAGGTCTGGGACTTCTTCTCCTTGAG ctCATACCAATGGCATTCGCTATTATCCTTTGCCGCGCTCTCTCAGATCCTTACCACGCTCGCCATTCCTACACTTCCTTTAGACTTCGCTccagacaaaaataa